In Raphanus sativus cultivar WK10039 unplaced genomic scaffold, ASM80110v3 Scaffold0908, whole genome shotgun sequence, the following are encoded in one genomic region:
- the LOC130503292 gene encoding FBD-associated F-box protein At3g49020-like, whose translation MEQNRKIDGESSRTEDVMNKDIISELPEALLLHILSYVPTKDIIATSVLSKRWRSVWKMVSKLSFDTDIDHFSTEDVYRLLILHKAPFLESLYLYIHNTSARLNIGFVIGIAFSRHVRELVMVLFHEDQTRVRFPSVLCSYNNTLEVLNLSQDLLLDFPSRVCFSALRELHLCLVIFKDEASVCNLLSGCPRLQDLVVVRIGNSDVGTYTIDVPSLQRLTLQVDGSHNRSGGGGGYVINTPSLKYLNMECLYCIDFCLIENAPELVEAKINHVSDIDNENILASLTSAKRLSFLPLYLPLEVKF comes from the exons ATGGAACAAAACCG CAAAATTGATGGTGAAAGTTCGAGAACTGAAGATGTTATGAATAAGGATATAATCAGTGAGTTGCCTGAAGCGTTGCTCCTGCATATATTGTCTTATGTTCCAACAAAAGATATCATAGCCACTAGTGTTTTGTCTAAACGGTGGAGATCTGTTTGGAAGATGGTGTCAAAGCTCAGTTTTGATACTGATATTGACCATTTCTCTACAGAGGATGTTTACAGGTTACTGATTTTGCATAAAGCTCCATTCCTGGAAAGTTTGTATTTGTACATTCACAATACAAGTGCTCGTTTGAATATTGGTTTCGTGATTGGAATCGCATTTTCACGCCATGTGCGCGAATTGGTGATGGTTCTCTTCCATGAGGATCAAACGAGAGTAAGGTTTCCGAGTGTGTTGTGTAGCTATAACAATACACTGGAGGTATTAAATCTCAGCCAGGACCTTCTTTTAGACTTTCCTTCTCGGGTTTGTTTCAGTGCCCTTAGAGAGCTGCATCTCTGCCTCGTGATATTCAAAGATGAAGCATCTGTTTGCAACCTTTTATCTGGATGCCCTAGGCTTCAAGATTTGGTGGTGGTTCGAATTGGCAATTCTGATGTGGGGACTTACACTATTGATGTGCCATCATTACAGAGGCTTACCTTGCAAGTGGATGGTAGCCACAATagaagtggtggtggtggcggctATGTCATAAATACACCATCTTTGAAATACTTGAACATGGAATGCCTCTATTGTATTGACTTCTGTCTGATAGAGAATGCTCCAGAGCTTGTGGAAGCAAAGATCAATCATGTTTCTGATATAGACAATGAGAACATTCTTGCGTCTCTCACTTCAGCCAAGCGTCTTTCCTTTCTGCCTTTGTATCTGCCTTTAGAGGTAAAATTTTAA